The Lineus longissimus chromosome 6, tnLinLong1.2, whole genome shotgun sequence sequence GGTCACAATAACTTTTCTGTAAAATTGAAAAGATACAAGCATTCGATATCAAACTGACATTTCATTAAAATTGAGTACACATTTCGCACAATTTATAGGTTCAATTCCAAAGGGGCTGTGTTCTTTTTTGCGCTTTACAATTGAGTTAATGTCCAGTGTGTGTGCTGCATTAAATTGAAACTAAAACATGGTCTGTTTTCAAGACCTTCAGATCATACCACATAAATATAATCATTATAATATCTACAAGGGAAACCTTCCCCTCTTTTCTGTATCTGGTCCGGAACACCTCCCAATAATTTCCAGAAACCATAACAAACCTAATGTCTGAATTGTCCATAGAATCGATTCTATATCTCCAATTTATACAGAGAACATTGTAAAGTCTTACATACACACTATAGCACAAGTTGTTACGTTACAAAACCGCTTGTCATCAACTACCTTCTTTGATTCTGGCCAAGGCCGACCAACACAAGCTTAGTCCCTATTAACAACAACTTTCCCTTATTCAAATGTGGCCACTCCTAGTCCCACTGGCAAAAGTATGCATCCTAAATAAGAGGATTACATACATTTCCAAACAGGAAGCCATGTTGCGCTGCCTTACAATTCCTTCCCCCTTTCCTCCGTGTCCACTCATCAGCATTAAGCTACTTCTGATTCCAGCAATTGTTTGTGCGCTTGATCTTACAATACTGAGCTTTTTCGAGACCAACATTCAAGAATCCATTTCTAAAACGTTTTGCTCTTCTCGAATCCACTTCAAGAGGTTAACATGAACTGCAGTGACTCTCGTCTAACCCCATTTCTGCAGTATTTTATTGAAGTCTTCCATAGCGCTGATGTCAGACCAAACATCGCGTCTCGACAAGTACACTATATATTGCCACATTGTTCAAAAACCTCCCACTGAGTTTGCCAAACACTTTCTACATAAATTAACAATGATCCGAGCTGAACTAAATTCAAATATATTCGCCATCTGCCTAGAAATATatctgtcgtctgctcacaGAGAATGAATTTGTCACAAAGTACATGTTTATCTACACTGACCATTATTTATGTACACACCGACGAAGTCCAAGATGCAAATTCAACGCATCAGAAATTAAATTGCTCATTCGCATCCTTTGCAGCCGCATTTTCGAATAACGGGCATCTGCCGGATATAGTTAGTTCCATTGTCACAGAAAACACGCACTCGCCtcgttttgatcttttttgccTTACAACAGGAGTTGCCACACGTCCCGTGGCAACGACGATGACGGATCTTCGAACGAGATTTGCAGCCAGTCTTTGGGTCGATATAGATTTCTTTGTATTCCATTGCTTTGCAATTCGGCTCTGAAAGATGAGAAAGCAAGGTGTCACTGTCATTTCAAATAAGGAAAACTAAGTGCAAAACACTTGATGCACTTCCTTACATGCCATTTGATTGACTAGGGTTTTCTACTGCGCCAGTTGCGCTGATGATGAAACACCATCTTCCTACTGATTCCACACTTCACCGATGCTTGTCCAATTCTTCAAATTTCAGGCAAGTCACTTGACATTTATTGCTTTGTCCTTTAAATGCCACCGAACAACTTTTATTCTATGCCAGCAAGAAGCCAGATATCTTGCAGGCTGTAGTAGGCTTCTATACTCCCTGTCAGAAGATGAAATCACAAGGCTAATAAACTTAATTGGTTCCCGACTGTAGTGGCATGTAACAAACACTCAAAACAGCAATGCTAAAGAAGAAGTACAAAGAACCATCAACATACCAATTTCACAGAATTGTCCAGAATAGCCCCTTCTACATGAACATGTGTAGCTCTTGCCGTTGTCCCGACATTTGCCGTACTTGCACCTGTGAGCTTTGCAGGGGTCGGGATTATCGAACACAGGACATCCTGGGGTCATCTTATGCTGGAGTTTCGCATTCACAAAATCGACCAGGCGGCCGCCGATATACACTTTCTTCAAACAACCTGAAAAGGCAAAATTGTCTCAGAATGATCACAGCTGTTTTGCCTAGAGCAAGATACTCAACGCAAAATTGCTTCagcctttgaatgagacataaacCTCTCTTTTTACCTGGTGATATTTGCAAGGGCAAGAAAAGGCCCCACCAAGTTGGGAACATGAGTAGCTTAtgatggactctacctctgtcTGAAGATGAAAATACTAGGCCATTAATCCCAACTGGCGCCTGACCATAGTGGAAGGCAAAAATGCTCAACCCGCCTTGGagggaatactccctggagagtAACAGTAACACCTTAAAGTGTAGAGGAAACACTGAAGATGAAGTACTAAGTGACTAGAACATTGTACAATGACATCAGAAAGACAAGTGTGACTCTCCTTAAAGTTCACAGATGACATCATGGCACTCCAACCAGCTTACCCTTTAAACTATCTCCATCTCTGATATGCCATTTCTTCAGCGCCCGTGCTTTTACGACATTTGGCAGCCCACCAATATAAGTCGGCTCGTCGTCCAATTCCAAATACTCATTCTTCCCCTCATTGATAATTGTACGCGACCTCCCACCATCAATCATTAAAGTAACATTGGTCTTTATAAGCGATATCTCAACAGTATGGAATTCACCGTCATCAACCGTTTCATAGCTAAACATTGTTGAGACGGGGTAATTTCCAACGTCGTAACTGATTCGGATTCTGCCTCGGAAAAGTTCAATAGCGATATGTTTCTCCTTGCCGTGGTAAAGTAAGATTCCAGTTCCCTGTTTTGTGGCCAGGACGAACGTGAGATTAGTTCCAGGTTTCACCATCAGGGCGCCGAGCTGTGCGTATGCGTTCTTCTGTCTGAAGCTGATGCTGGTTAGCTTCTCGCACTTCTTCCCATCaaaacctgaagaagaaaaacatgaatTGAAACAAGTATGTGGTGAGGCTTATGAACCTTTTTTCCTCCATAACATATCACTCTGACACACtttgattacatgtatcattgatTTGCCAGTATTATTCTGGTGACCCACCCGACAAACAGTGATTTGAACTTGGGGCCAGGGTGCTCCACTTTGCTTTTGTCTAGGTGGAGCAGCAGGAAAACGATGCCAGTATTATTCTGGTGACCCACCCGACAAACAGTGATTTGAACTTGGGGCCAGGGTGCTCCACTTTGCTTTTGTCTAGGTAGAACAGCAGGAAAACGATGACTAAATTCATGGAGTTCATAATGGTTTTCTGTAAGAGCACTGGACAGACtttgctgccccccccccccccgcacaaaACTGAACTGAAGTCTATAATGGTGTCTGAATATGGTCGGAGCACCCAATCAAAGAGTGTAGTGGTGGAAAACACGGTGTAATCAACTTGATTTGGGTTCTTTTGGAAGAAAACATAACAAACTATAGAAACGTACCAGGTGAACACTTGCAGGCATATTCTTTTGATCCCTTTGGTTGGTAGCAGACGCCTCCATTTTGACAGTCGTGGTTTTGACATGGAGCTGGCCCATCTCCCACTGCATACACCACTGGTGCCACCGGAGCAATCTCACAATATTTTCCAGCGAATGCGTCGGGGCAGACGCACGAGTAGCTGCTAACGCCGTCGACACACGTTGCACCATTTTGGCAGCTGTGTTCCTGGCAGTCGTCGATGTCTTCCGTGCAGTTTTTGCCGTTGTAACCGGATGAGCAGATACATCTAGAATGCAAAGTCATtccagaaatgagaaaatcagtACCACTTCTTGAAGAGATGACATCTTCAATTGTTTAAAGCAAACTGTCAACAAGATTTGGCCAAGCTTTGAAACGCTGAGAGGAACCTCGAAATGAACTATTCTGTATTTTATCTCATGATATTTGACATTCTAATAGTTGTCAGCTGACTGAATGCTATTTGAAGTTGGTGTGATATGTCTTCAATCAGTGGTTTTGTCGGAGTCCTTCTTCTCAACGAAAATGGTCTTGGTATCCTGGCAAACTAAAATAATCAGCAATTTTAGGGCTTTGCAAATTATCTTGTTTATAATATTAGGCGGGAagttgtttgatgaaacttaCTTGTAGTCATTGCCGAGATCGATACATTCAGCACCCAACTTACAGGGGTTGAAGTCTGTACAGAAGTTAATCTGGTCACTACAATATATACCTGTAACAAAAATCAAATAACATGCAGCAACAAAATATGGAATGAACTGCAATTCAGGGATTTCAAAATTCGAATTTGGGGAGACTTGGAAGGGCTTAATTGGACAGTAATCAGAAATTTCTGACAAGTGATCTTTTTGTCGCATATGAGAGTGATTATAATTGCAGTCTGTGgtgatttaaattgcttgtttgcgcaGCACCTTATATTCATCTTAGAGACAAATAAAAGCCTTTAAGACGTGTTAAATCTGGGAAATAATCCTATTTTCTGAAGTGAAAGCAAAAGATCAGTAAGCAATCGAGCCTTACCGCTAAACCCTTGCGGGCATGAGCAGGCGTAATTGTTCACAAGGTCGACGCAGGTGGCGTTGTTTTCACACTTGTGACCAAAACAGTCATTGATGTTCGTCTCACAGCGATCACCTTCAAAGCCGTTGGGACAGTTGCAGCTAGAAAACGAAGATGGATAAATTCAGAGACTATGATCTGCATTTAACACATTCAGAAATAAATGACTGTAAAGCAAATTCAAAAAGCTTACTTCCTCAAAAGTTGCCCCAGGGATACAAAAGCTACACTGGCAATATGAAATTAATAGGCTTTGCCTCTATTCATAACTTGAGGCACTTCCTGATCCATAACAACTCGATTTGAGATGAAGTCAGAATGGTAGTCAGAAAGGTGTGCAACCTCTCGATTATCTCACCCGAATCGTCCGTAATCATTGACCACCTCACAAGTACCGCCATTCTCACATGGGTTACCATAGCAGGCATCGATCTCGTTCTCGCAGTCATGGCCGTGATAACCCGGGGTGCATTCACACGTGTACTTCTTAAAGCCGGTCAGGGTACAGGATGCACCATTCTTGCAAGGATCCGTGTAGCAGATGTTACACTTGGCAAGGACGTAGTCTTCTGGTGGATCTGAAAGGACAATATTCAATACTGTCACAGACTTCCCAGGGGAAAATTGGGCAGAAAGCGCTGTCCATGCACAGATTGTCAATATCTGTTGCTCAAGCAACCTAATGACTCAACCTCCCTTGTGTCTTATCAATGAGAAACCTACCATTGCACTGGAAGTATTTGGATTCTGTCGTAAGCATGAGTTTCTCCAACATGTTGGCTGGGCCGGCACATGAGGCGATTCCAGGTTCCTTGTAGTCCTTCTTCACCCAGTCAGACAGCCATTTCAGGTTACAGTCGCAGTAGAGTGGGTTACCGCCAAGGGCACTGAAACAAGAAGAAGTAGCAGTTTTTAAGAATGCCATCTGAGGCTAATGTCCATAGAGATATGCCATTTAGCCAGGACCGCCTAAGGTGATTGTTTCTAAGAGATATGCAATTGAGTCAGGACCAATGGAGTGGCCAATAAATGAAACGATTCATATTTCTATCATGAAGGTATGAAACCAGCTTGAATATGCGTGGTAAGGTTGGAAGAAAGCATGTTTCTTATAATCTGTTGGTAGTACCCAATGCAATCAGGGGTGATTTTTTTTCCGTTGTGACAGTGACGGATTCTCAGTTGAATTTTGCAACCATGCCTTGAGGCGTGAATCTACTTCTTTAAGGGAAGATCTTGTAATACTTACATATGAGTTAGAGCCACTAAGTCTTTAAAGGAACCATATGGGATGGTAGAAAGTTCATTACCATGAAGAGACCTGCAAAGCAGATTATCCAACAGTCAGAATTACAGACCTATATACTCAAACAATACCATTATAGAATTATAGATGAGATTAAATAGAATATCACTCGAAAACACCCGGGGTTTTAGTTTTGGGCCATATTCCTTATTGCGGtgttaggtgagacaaccaatgcctccAGTTTGGTATAAATTCCTTTTAACAAGCCAAACATCCAATATTTCTGTCTCCTTCTAGTTAATAACAGATTTAGTGAAGTATAACTAAGAGGTCCTGCTCTGAACTATTTACAGATATATACTGAATCAGGAGGGCTGCATGTTGAACATTTATAAGACTGCTATTGGAGAATTATGAGACAGTGTATTACATTTGAAATTATATACTCACAAAACACGCAATTGTTTGAGACCTTCAAAACTCGTCTTATCAAGACACTGGAGTTTGTTGTAGCTCAGAATGCTGAAAAAAAGAAGCAGACGTCATTTCATACTTTATTCAAGAAGATCTACATTGCATATATAAATGTACCAATACTTCAAATACCAAATTTCTGCAAATGATAACTCAACTGTACTATGATGATGTTTATTTCCATTTCCTAGAGAAAATCCAATGAATATGAACGGTACGTAAATCAAGGATATCTTGACGTAAGAAGGATAAAGACAATGCAAGTTGATTTCAagatttgaaattgacatgcCTCTAACTCTCTATCTTGCCTTGAAGGTAAACCTGAGTCATGTAGCCAAGAGCCCTAAATGATTTCTAAACTATTGTACTTACAGAGTATGCATTGTTGTCTGGTTAGAAAAGACCCTGGCTGTTAACGACTGGATTTTGTTGCTGCTCAAATCACTGCAAGGGAGAGAAATGATGAATGAGGAGCATAACAGTTGAATTTAACGTTTAAGCCAATATAAGGGTGAACAGACTGTATCATATCTGTTGGGTCCATTTACTTACATGCTCTGTAACTTGGTAAGTCTTGAGAATGTTTCTGCGGGAATCTCAGTAATATCATTCACATCGAGGTAGCTGAAAATAAGACAATCAAAATTTCAGAGTCAGTTTAAAAAAGATTCATATTGATTAAGTCATTCATCGAGGCAGGTCTAGCAGATAATAATAACATGAGTATACACCCTTTCTCCAGTATTCAGTCCCACTATGCACTGCATTCATTGGAAACTATGCTCATAAGACAGCTACTGCTGCCGCAAAAAGTTACCGGTACTAAAATAGTGATGGATACTTAGAAATGCTTAACGTGAAAAAGAAACCTAAGAGAATATACAACTTACAGTTCAGTTGTATCAAGTGGAATATCCTTGGGTATCTCTGTAAACTTCTGCCTGCTGCATCGGACGGCCGTACCAGAACACTTGCATTTAGGAGGACAGTATGCTCGACGATCGCAGGTGTTCTCAACATTTGTGACAGCGTCCTTCGTACAGCAAGGTGCAGGGCCAGGGTGACAGCCTAGCTCATTGGTCGGCACTGAAATAAACGAAGATTGAATCGATTATGCTATTTCATTACTTTAGGACTTGCGGGGTACTGATTGTCCAGGGTGTTACTGGCGTCTTCTGGTATTGAGACATCCTTTTCTTCAGGTACACAAATGATAAAGAAGCACAACCATAACAGCACTTACTATCACAAGTGAAGTCCTGCATCTTCAAATCCTGAATGGGGATGTCCTTGAGGAATTGTGGGGCCGTACACCTGGGGTTGCCCGTGACGATCTTCTTGCCCTTCAGCCAGTCAGCCAGCCATCCGAGATGACAGTTACAATTCAAAGGATTAGAGAGGAGATTCATGGTGGTCAGATGCTTGAGTCTCTCGAAGGAACCTTTCATGATACAACGGATCTGGTTGTCATAAAGAGACCTGGAAATGGAAAGCAATCCCTTGATGATGTTTCAACAAAACTGAAGCAACACATTACACTTTCAGTCCGACCCAGGACGATCAATTCCCAAGCTTGCCATGAATTTGGCAGGCCTTCCAACCAGCCGAGATGTTCTTTCCCGGGAAggtttctcaatattttatcagAATATGTTGATAAAAACATGCAGTTTCACTTACAGAAGTCTGAGTTCTTTCAGATCAGTTAGAGTATCATTGTTGATGCAGGAAATCTTGTTGCTTCTCAACATTCTGGAATGGAAATATAAAAATATCTTTCAAGTCAGAATGAAGTGAATCTTAATGACattccaaatttcaaattttgaaataaagttcagAATGCAAAGAAGTAAATACAGccaattcttcttcttcctctgcaTTCTCTGTCTAGATGTTTTTGTGCATTTTGTCAGGATGTGGTTGACAGTCATTGACTCAGCGGTGCAGGGCAAAGGTCGTACTCTCCAATTCCAAACTTGTGGTGCACTAGTGTTGAAGTCTGCAGTGGTCAGTTCGAAGGCGGAATACGATGACGGGGTTGATTTAACAACAGGATAATGGCTTTGGGATTTTCACTTGTTACACTggcttttcattttcaaagcaaaCGGTAGGTCGGCCATTGACTGAGGCTTTAACTGACAGCTCCCCTTCTGATGCCTATCATCACAAGAAACCACTACTTACAAAGTCCTGATCCTCGTAAGGCCCTTGAACATGGCACTGTTAAGAGTTGAAAGGCGATTCTCAGTCAGGGTGCTGGAAAAAATTTGATCATGAGCTTAGAATGATGCAGAGATTAAATCCGCAGAGAAAGACTGACAAGAGGTACTCGTATGTGTAAATTGGCAAGAAAGTGAAAGTGTTGATAATACTGTTGCCACAATGTGGTTAAATAGTCCCTGAACTCCTGTCATACTTACACTTCTTGTAGATTATCTGCCCCCAAGAAAGCTCCCTCTTCGATTGTGTCAATCTTGTTGTTCTTCATATTTCTGTAAAAGCATGTAAATTAGATTAGGATTCAACGAAGGTGCTCTTGTTTCTCTAACCTGGGACCATTCCTAAAAATCCACATGGTTGTTCAATGCTATTCAACATGCTGAAATTGgatagacaatgggtgatatgaataaagactagcaaatgcttttatctaaaactccatgtacatttacaccagacctttctgtacaaaattgaagtaaaagcatttgctagacgttattcatatcagccatggGTTGGGGACATTATTTTGTtcgttggtcatggtcatctaatgacaagtaatgcAAGTCTGATCTTTTAAGCATTCATTGATTGTTATTTTAAATAAACTAACTTACAATTTTACAAGGTTTTTCAGCCTTGTGAAAACACCATTATTTTCAATCTTGGTTATTTCATTATCAGCTAATGACCTGGAAGGAGAagggtttcaaaattaaaggaAACATCATTGGCAATCTTTGTTACAAATATTACAGTTAGAAAATCATTAGTTGCTGTCTTCACTACCAAACTGACTCTGATAGGCCCCTTATTTTTCAACTCTACGTTACTCGGATACCAAATCCAGTCATATTTCCCCAGACTCTTGTTACAGAAGGTACATGTTGTATGTATACCAGAAATAGGGGTtggaatgaaatacatgtatatgtatatgccAGAAAAGGGGTTGGGGTTTCAGATTGCTGACACCCGCTGGAGGGGTCTATCAATCACTCCAGGTACAAGGGTGCTCTACACGTTCAATTGAGGGTTCAAATTCTAAACATCTTTTCCCTTGACAACACTGAGCGCCAAAATTTATCACACTTCAATCCCAAGCTCTGTGATTTATTCTAGGTTGCATATAGTGTCTGTGAACAGCTCTATAGAATGGGCTACTTACAGTTCAGTGGCGTATGAGGGGATGTCAGCCGGCACTCGAATCAGACGCTTGCCTGAACAGTCCACAAGTGTTCCCCTGCAGTTGCACATCTTAGGACAGTCATTCTCCATGTTACAGGAACCAGCATTCTTGGTCTTGGTCATCTCACTACCTGAAAATGTCAGAAGATAGAATACAGTTTGTGGCAAGTCAATCTATAGCCAACATGGCAGCAGGCCATATCTCAAACGTGGAGCCAATTTGGCCAAACATCTGTATGATGATCAATATCAACCATGATAATATTCTGTATTGTAAGGTGATACAGTTAATAGGAAAAGGCTTTCCACTCTTATTaacaaattttgaagaaacGAAGGGATCTCATCACTTGACGAAATTCATGCAGTAGTTAGGGATTACATCACGCTCTCGAAGAAGGCTTATACAATTTCAACCCATATATTCACAGAACCACAAATATGCTGACTTTCGTAGAGCAAGATTTATAACAATCTATTTTATGCACACAAAAAGCACATTAAACAACACTTAGATTGACTCGATGAACATTTTGAAGTGCACAAAAAGTTATGAGATACAAAGATGTAGCATCTCATGGGTAATGGGGAACCAGTGTGAGTAACGGTGCTCACTAGTTAGTGAAATTAGTTATTCAAGTTAATTAGGTTCTACTGAGTTCAGGGTGCGGGAGCTTAACTTTACTCACTTGTTGAAGGATTATTCACCTTGCAACATTCATGATGGCCATGATGGCCTAAAGATCATTTTGCAAACTGATTGATTCATAGCGCAAACCAGAATCTCAgttaaattttatataaaacctGGTTGATCTTTTGATTCTGTATCtctttgaaaaagtgtcaaataCACGAAACGTCGAGAATACGTAGATCGTTGCTTGTGTTTTATTCACTATAATCTAAAGATCATTTTGTCCACCTAACACAAGAGAGGGTGCTGGTTAGAGTCCTTGACAATTCAGGCTAAAAACTCAGGTGTTCTATGTCTGTGGCTTGGAACAGAAAGCTATAAGGTCCGTTGTATTTGGGGTCTATTCCAGGGCAACTTAAAGACCCTGCATGGGTTGACAGCAGCCCGTAGTGCACTTCTATACGCATCGGCCAACAGGCTAATGCCTTTGCCATAACCACAATTTTACAACTACACTAAACAACAACACATGACCACATGGAAAATTTCCCCTGCCTTCAAGAAGAGAACAAAACATTTGTACAAATACATCAAATGCCTAAATACACTTTTTACAAGACACAGAAAAAAATCGGAAGAAAATTTTGTGTGTTGGCAATTGCGGCAGCAAATTTACCCGCTGATggaatctttgccaaatcaaaTTCAATGCATGCAGCAAAGTTGAAAATATAAGTAAGAAAACCTGCTGACAAAGCAAGCATATTTCTGTTAAAGAAAGCAGTGATAATTTTCCACAGGCCAAGCAAACCACAAAAACTTATTCCTAACAGCAGAAAATTACAGATTTTTAAAGCAAATTTCAAGATCTACAAATCAAAGTTTTTGGCTATGACAATTTGCGGATACAGTTCGAATTTCAAACTTCATGTAACCATAATGTTAGTAGTCACCAAAGTTTTGGATCAGCCAATTTCAGCATGTAGTTCCAATCTTAATGTTACCAAGATCAAGATGTTATCAAAGTTTTGGATGAGCCAATTTCAAGATCAATTTATCTCCAATTAGCTGCTGTTAGTAATAAGCTATTGAGCAAACCTTGAAGCAGCAGCTGCATGGTGGACAAGAAGCGCACAAGCTGAACTAATATTAACCTTTACATTTGAATTTGCCATGGCGGATTTGTCCGATCTTTTTCCGTTGCATTCGTTTGGGTTCCTCACAGCGGGCACCACTTGTCTCGATCGGATGGCTGTGGAGGTATTCAGAGAGCCAGCGAAGGTTGCAGTCGCAGATGAAGGGATTTCGAGCAAGATGACTGCAAAAagataggcgaatgtggatgaTTTTGTTCACAGAATACAGCACAGGTGGCTCTAAGGAGAAAAGGCACCGGTAAAGATTGACTTTTGCACAAAATGATTCATCTTTACAAACAAATGATGCATCCAAACTAGAGTTAAATGTTTAACATCGGAGAGATACCGGTGGTAGAAATTTCAGAATGACTTGAATGCACTTTTCAGAAGATAGAACTTCCACACACTGTTTGTACAAATTACTTGAGTACACCACTTAGTCTCGCAGCATGCAGTTTTTATTGACGCTCACTGAATAGCTTTTTAAAATAATGCGCCATGGAGGTCTTGAATAAATAAATAGGTGGGCACACAGGCATTTCAAAGAGGAAGTGGTTCCATTACTCAGGTATCAGCTAAGGACATATGAGTTTGTTGAGGTAACTTCCATATTGGCAATGGAAGAAATGAAATTGCTGAGATCCACGACATTATTTCATCTTGATAACTTGCTCTGTCAAGTGACTGGTGACAAGGCCAGGTAGTCACAACCCTATGTTGAATGCCCTCAGACTCTTAGACAGAAGGGAGGGCACAATCACTTATCGCCCCAGAACAATGCACTGTGTCAAAGAGACTTGGCACGGTGGACACAACATTGTGCCAGGGTGTGAGTGCCATCCAAACTCCACCCACATACTGCATCAGCTTGACTGCTCCAACTTCTCAGCCAATGTCTAAAAAACGAAATGTGTTGCCACCAACACTTACAGTGTCTGTATGTTCCTGAGTGGGTCAAACGTTCCATTGGCGATTGAGACAATGTTGTTGTCATATAATGATCTGGAATGAAGAATGTCCAAGTGATGATATTGTAATAAGTCTGACACACCTGAAAGGACGAGCCAGCAGAGACCATCAGCAGCTCCAAAAAGCATTTATCTAAATAATCACTGAAGTATTTCAAGAAGTGTTAGGTCTGAGCAGCTGTGTCAATCTTTGCCTAACAACTGAAGCAATTTATTGAACCAAGAATCTTTGATACTTACAGCAGGTTGAGATTATGAAGATCTCCAAAGGCATCAACACGAACACAGGATATCTTGTTGGCATTCAGTAACCTTATATgagaaaaaaagttaattttgagtGCTTCAAATATTTTCGTCATCAACTAATGCACATTTTTTTATCAGCTGAAAGAGAAAAGGGTACCAGCATGTGTTTTCTCCTTTCTTATCTCCTTTTCTCAACTAACAAAATGAAAACTATCCTCAAATTCCTCATAAAGTGCTACCATTTCTTCGAGTCATACTTACAGTAGTTGCAGCGCAGACAGACCAGTGAATATCGTCGGTGGAAGGTCACCAATCTTGTTACCATACAAAACTCTGCAGTATGAAAAGTACACAATGAAGATCATATGCGACTGTCAACTACATCCTGACAAAATTCCCACAACTAGCTGCCTTGTGGGAGGCGTTCTAACTACCCAGAACCTGCATCTGGGAGCAGCTTCACAGTGACCAGGATAAACTATAGCAGATGAAAGCATCAGTTGCTAGAACAGGACTGACTATCCACGATTGAGAATACAGAAGACGTTCATGCCAGTATCAAAACTGATCTGGAGTCTACTATTCACTCATTATTGAAAGTAAGTTTCAAAACtaaaattgcatgaaaaattaCGAAGGGAAGTACACTTTTCACCAAGATACTTACAAAGAGTTCAGTGAGCGAAGACCAGCAAATGCATCTGGAGCCAAATAGGAGATCTGGTTGTTACTCAGGtcactgaaaagaaagaaattataTTGTCTATACCACGTATGGATTACTTGATATCATAAATAGTATAGTAGCTTCCTTTAAAATGCATGTATGTATGAGTGGACGAAATCCCTTGTTACTGATCAGAGGTTACATCAACTTATTTTGGCACGAGAAAGACTCCTTTCCAAGAGACCAAATTATACACCACTGGGAGCCAAACAATAGAAGATAAaactgataaataaacaaattatACACCACTGGGAGCCAAACCATAGAAGATAAAACTGATAAATAAACAACTTATAAACCACTGGGAGCCAAACAATAGAAGATAAAGCTGATAAATAAACAACTTATACACCACCGGGAGCCAAACAATAGAAGATAACGCTGATAAATAAACAACTTATACACCACCGGGAGCCAAACAATAGAAGATAAAACTGATAAATAAACAACTTATACACCACTGGGAGCCAAACCATAGAAGATAAAGTGATAAATAAACAACTTATACACCACTGGGAGCCAAACCATAGAAGATAAAACT is a genomic window containing:
- the LOC135489821 gene encoding slit homolog 2 protein-like isoform X1; translation: MAKYAVFLTLCLGAGLLPQSLVSGQEPPFSCPDACMCKGTSVDCSFRGLVEVPRDIDEKASRLDLQGNNITVLRRGDFVGLRNVKILQLLDNQIHAMEKGAFQDMVKLERLRLNRNRLTVIPDLTFATTSNLHRLDLSFNNLKVIGRKTLKGAPLLKNLQLDHNDLTCITEAAIKGLKDMEILTINNNRLTTLPRDIFSEMHKLRVTRIRENQLVCDCHLSWLAKWLRQHPTLALFTTCSAPHHHRGVEIAELQESDFTCNGVESPHPQECVSETVCPTECICTEGIVDCRDKGLTEIPENIPEIATELRLEQNQITMIPSKGFLPYKRLRRIDLSNNQISYLAPDAFAGLRSLNSLVLYGNKIGDLPPTIFTGLSALQLLLLNANKISCVRVDAFGDLHNLNLLSLYDNNIVSIANGTFDPLRNIQTLHLARNPFICDCNLRWLSEYLHSHPIETSGARCEEPKRMQRKKIGQIRHGKFKCKGSEMTKTKNAGSCNMENDCPKMCNCRGTLVDCSGKRLIRVPADIPSYATELSLADNEITKIENNGVFTRLKNLVKLNMKNNKIDTIEEGAFLGADNLQEVTLTENRLSTLNSAMFKGLTRIRTLMLRSNKISCINNDTLTDLKELRLLSLYDNQIRCIMKGSFERLKHLTTMNLLSNPLNCNCHLGWLADWLKGKKIVTGNPRCTAPQFLKDIPIQDLKMQDFTCDMPTNELGCHPGPAPCCTKDAVTNVENTCDRRAYCPPKCKCSGTAVRCSRQKFTEIPKDIPLDTTELYLDVNDITEIPAETFSRLTKLQSIDLSSNKIQSLTARVFSNQTTMHTLILSYNKLQCLDKTSFEGLKQLRVLSLHGNELSTIPYGSFKDLVALTHIALGGNPLYCDCNLKWLSDWVKKDYKEPGIASCAGPANMLEKLMLTTESKYFQCNDPPEDYVLAKCNICYTDPCKNGASCTLTGFKKYTCECTPGYHGHDCENEIDACYGNPCENGGTCEVVNDYGRFGCNCPNGFEGDRCETNINDCFGHKCENNATCVDLVNNYACSCPQGFSGIYCSDQINFCTDFNPCKLGAECIDLGNDYKCICSSGYNGKNCTEDIDDCQEHSCQNGATCVDGVSSYSCVCPDAFAGKYCEIAPVAPVVYAVGDGPAPCQNHDCQNGGVCYQPKGSKEYACKCSPGFDGKKCEKLTSISFRQKNAYAQLGALMVKPGTNLTFVLATKQGTGILLYHGKEKHIAIELFRGRIRISYDVGNYPVSTMFSYETVDDGEFHTVEISLIKTNVTLMIDGGRSRTIINEGKNEYLELDDEPTYIGGLPNVVKARALKKWHIRDGDSLKGCLKKVYIGGRLVDFVNAKLQHKMTPGCPVFDNPDPCKAHRCKYGKCRDNGKSYTCSCRRGYSGQFCEIEPNCKAMEYKEIYIDPKTGCKSRSKIRHRRCHGTCGNSCCKAKKIKTRRVRVFCDNGTNYIRQMPVIRKCGCKGCE